The following nucleotide sequence is from Fusarium graminearum PH-1 chromosome 1, whole genome shotgun sequence.
CCTTGTCCTTAAAAATGTGCTTGTTTTGCATAATGGCGTTCATATACGATCGTGTTCGGACCTCATCTTTCTAAAAGCACAAGAGCAACATGGTCAGCGAATAGCTCAGTACAGCAGCGTAAGGGCTGTACTATAGGAAAGGGAAGCTCATACCAACATCTCCTCGTGGATACCTATTGCAAAGCAACAAATAGTCAGTCAGTAAAGAATTCTCATAGCTTCAGTGTAGAAGAGATTGTTTTCTATTCGTACCATGGTGATCGTAGCTGTATCGCAAAGCGCTGTTAGTATACGGCAATTTCTCTTGAACTGAATTGGGTTTTCCAAACTCACCTCTTGAAGTAGTGCTGCTCGCTGTGCTCCATGGAGTTCATCTTCTGCTCCGCGACCTCGACGTCCATCTTGTCTCCGCTCATTTTGAAGAATTGTTTGGGGTTATGGGGATTTCGAACGAGAGAGAATAGGTTGTATAATCTGAGGTtgagtgaagaagaaaaataGAGAGGAAAAAAGATTGCGTCGCAAAACGGAGCATACAGTTTCGGCGGGCGAGATGGGGGACCACAGACGAATGCGATTTTGCTAGTTCGGGCAGAAAATAATTTATCGGCGTCACCGCCCGAATTTTTAGAAGAGGTAACTGCTATGGACAACAGGGACCTAGGGACCCTGTTTTCAGCACCAGGCTCGTTTTAGGTTTAGTGCTTCTAGCTTGGAAAAAACAGGTGGGCTGGAGGCCAATAGGTACCTCTCACCTCCCTGTTAAAGAGACTTTCTGAATCAGATAAGACAGAAAATTTCCGTACGCACCGAGTCAAGGTAAACAACTGGCGGTACTTTGGGTGTTTATGCATCAATTAGAACTTTACTAGAGAGAACGGAAAAGATCAACTCCTTCCAGCTAGTCATTAGATACAGTCAGTTCAACGAAGGTTATATTAAAGATCAACTGTATGCCAGACTACTGCCAAAGTCTGGGTGGGTAAAGCTTCATGCAGATTGGATCAGAAAGAGTACTTGTAGCATAACCAGAGATCAATGCCAGTTAGAGCACCCTCTAGATCTTTAAATTTATCTGTCTATGGCCATATATCAAGTTCTGCCAACCGCAGAGCGAGGCCCATAACTCGAGTgagtcttcttcatcacagcTGGGAATCTTCAGTCGACAATCAACCCGTTTACCAACCATCTACCATCACGGCCTGTTTTCTTTTCGCGCGGTAACCCAAAAACGCCCTGGCGCCAATACATGCATTCGAACTTTGAACAAACGAATCCCCCTCAACATCACGCGTGGACGCTGTTGAGCGTATTATACCAGAAGAACACTGTTGATGCAGCCCTCGTTCTCTGGGTTATTGGTGACCTGAGCGTAGCGACCCCAAACAACCTTTCCACCAGCGGTGACCAGACCAAGTTCGCTGACGTTGACCTCGATGACGGTACCCTTTGTCAGGACACCGAGCTGAGTGTATAGGGGGTTCTGagggttcttcttgacactGATGATGGGCAGTTGAACGGTAACGCCAAGCTCGGGGTGTGTGAcgttggccttcttgtaACGGAGACCCATGGGGCGGATGAAGCGCTCGTGCTTGGGGTTGCGTCGAGTGAAGTCGGGTCCGACAAAGGTGGGCTTGGTGACCATGCGCTTCCAggccttcttctggatcttcttTCCggtcttgacaaccttgaaCATCTCCTCCTCGCTGATACCGCGGACCTTGGGCAAGGGGAcggcaaacttggcagccttctcggctcgcttgttcttgatagcaCTGctgagagccttggcagtTGAAGGATTTGTACGGTCCAAAAGGTAGGAAGGCATGGGTGTCGTGGgatccttctcgtcggccGTCTTGACGTTGCGCTCCTCGTGCGCCTtgatctgcttcttcatctgaatcttctccttgtgtCGCCTCTGCTGGTAAAGCTTGGCTCGGAGACCGCGCAAGTTCTGAGCATCCTGCGAGGCCTTGTGACCCTCACGGGCGGTACGCTTGCGAACTCGTTCCTCATGATCAAGACGACGGCCGTGCAGCTTACGCCATCTTTCCATATACTCGTTCTGAGGCTTTGGGGGAATTAGCAATCAATTATAGCATTGTCCAAGTTTTAATACATACCATGTTGTCGGTATAGCCCAGGTAGGGACTTGATTATATCTGGTTGGAGTGATGCTGAAATTTCCCCAGcgataaaaaaaaagtggCGGTTTATCGGAGGCGCTGGTACCAAACTAAGAAACTAAGGTGGTCGGTACTCGGTACTACGCTTTTCCGAGTCGACCCATGAACAGGCACCTTGAACTTTTTTGAGATAGAATATCAATACTTCGAGGACGACAGCTCAATTTCCCGTCCAATTGACCAGCGATAGTGCTCAAGCCTGAAAGGCACTGCTGTCCAAAATGAGCAGGGCACTTTTCCGCTCCATGCTGGAGCTTCGAGCTCCCAGCGCCCGACTTTTGGCCCCCTCATCTCTACTGCCGATTCGAACTCGCGCGTTCAACACCACAGCGCCCATCATCGAGCAATCGTTCCCTGAGCGTCACCCAAAGAATGCCACCAACCCCACGGCCAATCAGCCTCGACCTCTCGCTCTCAAAGTCAGCCATCctactcctcctccaaagccCATGGAGGACTCTGTCAAGACCCTTCTACCATTTCTGGCCGCTCAACCGGATCATTATATCACCGTTCATGTCCATGGATTCCCTTACCTTGTCCGGGAGGGTGATCAGGTCCGCCTGCCTTTCCGCATGCCCGGTGTTCAGCCCGGCGATATCCTACGGCTCAACCGTGCCAGCGTCCTCGGTAGCAGAGATTATACCATGAAGGGCGCTCCTCATATCGATGAGCGAGTTTTTGAGTGCAGGGCTACAGTTATTGGAACAGAATCTGAGCCTCTACgtatcaagatcaagaagaagagacggCAGCGAAGAATGAGACAGGCCAAGAGCAAGCACCGATACACAATTCTACGGATCTCGGAGctaaacatcaacaacggAGAGGATATcgaatgaggatgagaatgagaaaTGAAAGTTTCAACTGGAAGACGTTGGTGTACATgtaaaaacaaaaaaggaaacGCCATGAAACGATGTACCATTACCAGCTCAGAGCTGGCTGTACAATAATACAGCAATTTTGTAAAGACCATGAAAACTTCCAAATTTGAAGACGCTGAAAAATGTTCTATTCAGGAACCTACTCAGTGGTTCAGGCCATAAACGCCATCGGCTATCGAAAGCCATTCCATATTACATATGATAAAACCCCCTATGCCtgaaataaacaaaaaagTAGGTATTTGGCTATGCAAcgaaagacaacaagaataaTACTCCTCAACACCCAGCTATAAAATGGTCTTTTTCTAATCCATTTAACTTGATCATAAAACGTTCATCCAGGAAGCAATTGCGCCTCGGCAACTCCAACATTATGCATAATTATTCGGTTACATCCTGCCGGCCATGGCTTTCTTAACACTGGACCAGTAGGCTTGTGGCCAAACACTGAGGATTTCAGCCTCGGTGGGCATCCGCTCACGACATCTCGTCACCACGCTCTGGATGATTCTACCAAGCAGTTCCTCGTCGATGGGAAGAGCCTTATCAGTAAGCTCAGCAGGGTACAAGAAGGGGTCGGACTCGTGCAGTAGCTCCTCGCAGTTCGGGCGCATATGGTGGTCGCGGTGGAGGCAGCGTCTCATAGTGCGGATGAGAGAAGGTGGAACGGACATGCCGCCCATGCCGCGCGAGGGGAACTCGATCTCATGGTCCCAATTGATAATGGCCTGACATCTTGACATCTGGTTGGCAATGTGACCAAACGGTGGCAGGCCATAAACCATCTGGTACAGAATGCAGCCCAGAGACCAAATGTCGCTGGGCTTGCCAAGCTTCATGAGCTTAGGTCGGCCAGGGGCACGGCCTCCTCGGGGGTTGTTCGAGTCCATGAGAGATTCTGGAGACATATAGTTCGGGGTTCCGACCTGGGTCTCACGATGGACATTGACAGTCTCATCTGTCTGAATGGCATTGGCAATGCCAAagtcgatgagcttgagttgacctttgacaagaacaaagttgGCGGGCTTAAGATCAGAATGGACGATATCGCACTGATGAACAGCCTGCAAACACTCAAGCATTTCCTTCCAGTAGAATCGCACGAAAACTGGGTCGAATTTTGCAGCCTCGGGGTTATATCGCTTCCTCAAAAAGGTGTTGAAATCCAGCTCTCCAATCTCCATAAGCTATTCAAAAGTCAGCAAGCAGTTCGTAATTATTGCTCATTTTAACATACCAAAGTCAGAACCTGCTTCTCAGTGTTCATCTCACAATCGAACAATTTGATAACTCTCTCCACTTCGCCCAGTTTTTTCAGCAGGTCGATTTCACCAAGATATCCCTTGATGGTCGAGTCATCTGCGTTCTCCAGGGAAACACGCTTGAGGGCAAACATCTTGCCGTTTTCAGCGGCAACACGGTAAACCTTTCCACTGCCACCTCGGCCAAGACAATCAAGACGTGTATAGGCAACGCCATTCACACGTAGAATATTCCTTCGCTGCTTTGCTTGTGTGGTTGTAGCAGCACCGGCAGTGGCGGTGGCAGCCTCAAGAACAGACATCTTTGGGGGTGGGGGAGGAGCATGGCGTAGAGGGGTGTTTCGGGCCATCGAGGCAAGCGGTTTCCTGTCGGGTGAACTTGGTCTCACAGGAGCCGGATCGGCGCTCATGGGTCGTTTCGGCATCTTGTCTAGAATCGCATCCATGGATGGCTTGTTTCTCTTGAGGCTTGGCTGGTCATTCTCTTGGTCGCGGCCAGAAGGCAGTTCTGGTCGTGGAGCAGGGAGTCTGTAATGGATTTCCTCTTCAGGTTCAGGTTTCGCTTCCGGTTCCGGAACCTGCACTTCTGGGGTGGATTCTCGTGGCGATGTTTCCCTTGAATATTGCCTGGCGGCACCGAGTCGCAAATCAATGTTAGAAGCATTGCGACGGTGGATTGCTCTGGCGGCGGCCTGTCCGCTAACTGGACTTCCCGAATTGAAGTCTCGAATACCGTCTCCATAATATGAGGCGGCATGCTGGTCTTCAGCGGGTTGGCCGTCAGCTTCATGGCTGGACAAGATGTCTCCATCTGCGTGTCCTTCACCCTCCTCTTCGCTCTGTCTCCGGCGACCGCGTCGAGCTGGGCCACTCAGGAAGCTGCCGGCAACCTTGCTGACGCGCCTCACGCGCATTGAATTCTGCAAGTTCCCGTTGTCTTCGGGCCTTGTCCTCGTGGTTGTCGAAGGATACCTGGAGACGCTGCCGTGGTGGAAGGGAGGAGGATTTCTCGCAACTGTCGCAGGCTCCTCGGGATGGTCATTATCTTCAATTGTAGATCTGTCCACGAAAGATCGGTCCGCGGATCTCCCTGAAGAAGGGCCAGTGGAGCCAAGCCGACTCCTGTTGCTGGGAGAACCGGCATTAATTCGCACAACGCGCCCACCCTGCGCTGGGGTGTTCACGTCCAGTTGAGAATCCTGTTTGGAATCTTTTGAGTCCTGCTTAGAATCATAGCGCTCGTCAGACGACATATCGCGGCTATCAGGGCGGCTTTGAGGTCGGGACCTTTGGGTTGAGCGAGATGTAGAGGTTGAACGTCGCTTGGTGGGCTTTAATTGATTTAGACTTTGAGGCGTGTTGCTTAATCTAACAACTCGTTTTCTAACAGGGCTGATCTCTCGGCTTTGTACTTGTGCTGGgcttgttggtcttgaggacCTTGTGTCGTGGGGCTGTACGCTTCCGGACCTTCGTTGTCGGCGGGTCTCActggttgaagatgtcgacgCGTTCAGGGCACTCGTGCGCCGTCGCGTTCGGGGAGGTGAAACCGGACGCTCTGCGGGTGCGGGATCACCATCGTTGAGAAGCGCCTTGGTGAGAGCACTGAGCTTCATAGGTACCGggatctcatcctcggagCTATCATCGTGGAATTGCTGAGGTTTTGGGTGATAGCCATTGGGAAGTGGTTGGTTCGTAGGAGCAGAAAAGCTCTCGTTGTGGTTTGCAGCTGGGCGCGAAGGTAATCTCCTAAGGGCTTGTCTTTGTGATGTTCTTCGGACAAGGCCATTGCCCATGGGTGTCGGCGAGGCTGTCGCCATATTAATGTTGTTCTACAGAGGGATAGTAGAGCGCGTCCGGGCCGTGTAATAAGTCGAATCGATCAAGGATTGGTGATGGTCGGTCTGGCAAAAGGGTTAAAGTATTTGCTACAATTCGATTATTATTGCCATTGCTCGGCTTGCAAGACAAGTTTCCAAAACTTGAGACTATCGCGTCTGGGACAGGGAAGAGAGATATGAGGTATGGGAGACGAGGCGTGTTGTCCGTCGAGAAAATATGGTCCAATCAGTGAGTTGCCGGTTGCCTAGCAACAACACTCGGCTCAATCTTAGCGGCCAAGTAGTGTAGGGTTGCAATGTCATGCATCATAACTTGCTTGGCAAACGGATAGTTTAATATGTAGTTGATTACTGGTAGTGTGTCATTATGCCGATGGTTGATCGCATGGAGCACTGATGTGAGGTGATCTTTAAGACTCGCGACTGGTAGACAAGGTAATTGGGTTGGTTTTATAAATGGCCTTTCGGTTACCATGCAGGACAACTGGCGGATCCATAACCTAACCTCCCGAATTTAATGTGCCTACTAATTCTCCATCTGCATATGCATGTAAACTTCCATGTCCAATCGAGCGCAGGAAATGATGCAAAAAGAAGGGGTAAAAAGAGAATGATAGATCTAGACTCTTTTTAATAACATTAAATATCATAATTTGAGGTTGATTTCTTAGAAGCTATATGTTCTACCAAGAGTGTGATATATTTAGATGGTCTCATGCCTTAATACTGAGGATGTCTGCCATAAAGGAGACTGCAGTGCAGATACTCATCATCCTGGATTGTGACTCGTATAGGATCTCCATCTATCCGTAGCTTCCGCTTCTTATAGAGCAAATTGTCTGAACAGCCTTGTTGTAGATGCCATTTTATGTGCAATGAATACGGCTTACAGGGGGACTGTAAGCTGGTAAGCTTCCGGTCTTCCCCACAAAAGACTAACCGCAGATATTTAGCCAATCACGGAGTTGAAACGCCAACGTTACGTCGGGTTGCCAATGagccacatcgtcaactggtctctcctctctcatGCAGTTTGACTTTTAATTATTccaacttcttttctctttctcttcgcAAACAGGTCGATGCACTCGCAATGGCAACTCAAAGGGGGCGGCCATGGGCGCGGATTATATCCTTGACCGTCCTCGTTCTCACTTTTGCGATTACCGTTGATGCTTCAACTGGCGACAGGTTGCCGGAATTCAAGGACTGTCTCAAGGTAAGGGTAACCGCAGCGCAAAGTGGCCAGAGACTGATTCATATTTATAGGTCTGCAACGCCGAGAATTGCGCACCAAACAAACCGCAAACTCCTATCCGTACGCGTCCTTTGATTCTTCCATTAGAGCGCTACAGCTAATGTGTCTTTCCGTTAACAGCTGTTTTACATCGTCTCCTATTATGGAACTGCGCCAGCGAATGCGACTATGCCTGCCAGCATATAGTGACGGGTCAACGAATGGCCACGGGTCTCTCGGTCGAACAATTCTACGGAAAATGGCCGTTCTACCGTTTCCTCGGCATGCAGGAACCCTTTAGTGTCCTCTTTTCGCTGGGCAATCTCTGGGCGCACTGGTACGGATTGAAAACAATGGACCAAGCCAGGATACCAAAGTCATACTCCATGCGGATATTCTATGATTGGTTGGCCTATATTGgcattgcttcttggacatTCAGCTCCATATTCCATACCCGGGACTTCCATGTCACCGAGGAACTCGACTATTTTGCTGCTGGCGCCAGTGTTCTGTATGGACTATACTATACGGTGGTGAGGGTCTTTAGGCTCGATAAGCGTACACCCCGAAGACGAACGACACTCCGGCTCTGGTCACTTCTTTGTGCCTCCCTCTTTCTTAGCCATGTCTCATATCTCAAGTTCGTCCGATGGGACTATACTTACAACATGGCTGCGAATGTGGCAGCCGGCATAGTGCAACACGTGCTCTGGTCATGGTTCAGTTTCAATAGATATAGAGAATCAAGACGCATATGGGCCGCCTGGCCTGGTTTCGTCGTTGCTTGgatcatctttgccatgagcATGGAACTTTTCGACTTCCCGCCTTGGCTGGGTTGCATTGACGCCCATAGTCTTTGGCATCTTATGACCATTGGGCCTACCATTTTGTGGTACAAGTAAGTTATACTGCATGATGATTCTTTCTAGTCACATTGCTAACGATGGGCAGTTTCCTTGTTAAAGATGCTCAGGACGACATGGCTCGCAGTCAGAGACTCAAGCTTTAGTAATGGGCAGACTCTTATTATCAAAACAATACCATCTAATAGAACTATTAACAGTTTTTAAATTTGCGGTGTTGTGTCTTCTAAGCATAATTCTGTGATAGATCTATCGTAATAGTAATTAATCTGTAGATGTCTGTGGAAGAACTCAGCAACAGACCCACTTCCTTTCCATGAAGAATTCAATCATTGATCAATATCATTTTACCCATCTATTTGAATAAATTTTCCTCCAAACACCCAGTGTCTAATATTAAGCCCAATATATCCATTTCCCTCGCCTTTTCCGTTTCATTACAAGACATGATCGATTATGGTCGTgttcaacatcctcatgAAACTCATGTGCTGAGAAGATCACGCACCGATAGTCCTCTGCCCTTGGAATCCCGACGATCATTATTAAGCATCAACAATGCAGCCATAGCCTCTTGATCCAGCTCGCTTTGAGGGTTGAGCGCTGGGCTTGTCAAGGCTGACCCTGGCGCTGAGGCATCGCTCCTGGCATAGTGTGGCGCTCCGTATATCTGCGGACCGAAGGCGGGTGACGTTCCAGCAGAAACGCTGTAGCTATATCTGCGATGGTCTGTTGATGCGGAAGAGTATGACTGTGCTCGATGGCGAGAGTCTTGTGGAGGAAGTGCAGGGGACGCAGACGGATGGCGGGCATTATGATCCGACATGGCATTTAGAGCAGGCGATGTGACATCAGaatcctccatctcaatatcatcatcaccggcTGGGTCGCCTTGGAAAGTTGGGTGAAATTCACGAATGGAGGGTAACCGCTCTCGGCCGGTAGGTGTTTGACGGCCGGACTCTGTCTGACCATCATCCTCCTGTTGTGCTTTCAACTTGGAGACACAATCCTCCAAGTACCGGATGTATTCGATCGAAGCCTGTATAAAAACAAGTCAGTCAACAACATTCAATCTTCGCCATTAAGGTCTGACAGCGGCATACCTGAAGAATGGACAGTTTATGCATATCTCCTGTACAGGCTGGAATCATGCCTTTGAGTACAGCAAACTCCTCATTCATTTTGCTCCGCCTTCGACGCTCGATCAAACTGTGTGCGGTTTTCCTGGCGATCTTTCGTCCCGCTGCGCTTGTGGCACTgggttgcttctttttcgtcttgtcATCTGTGGCCGCATCCCCTTGAGGTGCTGTGGCCTTTGAGTTGGCTGCAGTGGTTGTGGTTTTCGCAGTGCTCTTGCTAGTCGTCTTCGCCTTTTCCTTGTTGGTATTGTCGCTGCTTCCCTCCTGTCGAGGTTTCATCTGGATTATTTTCCGGGATCGAGTTGGCGGAGGTGGTAGAGCGAACGAGTTATCCTTTGCATCCCTGGCAGCTGATGAACGACGTCGAGCCTTTACGGCCTCGGCAGGTTGCATTGGGTATGTTGTTCCTGGTGAAGCAGTGCCAACCTGTTGCGACTTCGTATCTGTCGGTGAAACCTGAGATGACATTGTGGGCGATATGCGAGAAGCGTCATAGATCGCTGGAGGTGGCAGCTCGAACGAGAGTTGAAAAGAAGCGAGCTGTTGAGTTCCGTCTTTTCCTTTAATGTCGGATGAAGAGCCTGGAGTGAGTGGAAGACCTGGTCGGGGCATATTGGCAATGCTAGGAGTTCTGGGTTTGGTAGCAATTCTGCAAGTGCTGAATCAAATACGATAAGTGGTGCCAATGCCAAGGGGAAGGGGCAtataagaaaagaatgaggGATGACAGTCGCAGCTTTCGACAAGTTGTAGTGAACCAAAGTAAGTATAGCGACTGGAGATGTTACTGCTTCTGATCAAACTGTTTTTGTTCCGATCACAGAGGAAAGGGACACAATGAGGACCCTTTTCTAGAAGGGGACAATATGAACTGCGGGCAAGTATGGGCAGGTTCCAGTCTTGTTTTAGAGtcaagacatggacatggggCGAAAGATATTAAATTGGTCAACTCAGAACAATCTACCAGACGGGCCTTTAGATGCAGAGACGGACACGCAACGCTACCACGCCTCCCAGGAGGCCAAAGGGTTTCATGACTGAGCCCGCTGTTTCCCTCCAATCCAGCCAAAAGAAGTGCAAACTACATCTCAGGCTTTGTCCAACTTGAACCTAGAACGACCGGGTTGAAGGGAACTGAGTTCATGGACCAAGCATCATCGAGGAAATGGTCGCGTGCTCTATTTGGTGGTGAGCGAATCAGCGTGGGGGATTGACAAACGTGGTCGGAGTAGGCTTTTCGGTGGGCAGGGGTCCAGTCTCAGAAGCACAGAAACGAGGCTTGGATTGGCGTCTATgctggatgaagaaagacGGCAAGTTACTCGAATTTCGTACAGGAGGGCACGAGGGGCTACGGCGTGCTACATTGGTAGTCATTGGCTCGAGATAAAGGACGAGGTGCCATGATGAACCATGATGATAGTGTAAGTCGAGACTAAAGGTCAGTGAAGTCAAGTTCCCAGCATACGAATATGCTCGCATCAGCGACACGATTGAATGCGAAGCTGACAGTAGCGGGGGGTCAAGACAAGCATTTGCACAGACCAATTGTCATTGACGACACTGAATTTGGCTCAAATAAACGTTGGGGCAATAACACGAGCCGTGTTTGTGAGTGAGAGAAAGAT
It contains:
- a CDS encoding TGF-beta-inducible nuclear protein 1 yields the protein MPQNEYMERWRKLHGRRLDHEERVRKRTAREGHKASQDAQNLRGLRAKLYQQRRHKEKIQMKKQIKAHEERNVKTADEKDPTTPMPSYLLDRTNPSTAKALSSAIKNKRAEKAAKFAVPLPKVRGISEEEMFKVVKTGKKIQKKAWKRMVTKPTFVGPDFTRRNPKHERFIRPMGLRYKKANVTHPELGVTVQLPIISVKKNPQNPLYTQLGVLTKGTVIEVNVSELGLVTAGGKVVWGRYAQVTNNPENEGCINSVLLV